The proteins below are encoded in one region of Silene latifolia isolate original U9 population chromosome 2, ASM4854445v1, whole genome shotgun sequence:
- the LOC141644030 gene encoding uncharacterized protein LOC141644030, producing the protein MKNTLRNTNCLGIFIILLLQGLWCNGEIDNVAAMEKTEKEALYNAIQGFVGNWWNGSYLYPDPCGWTPIQGVSCDFLNDFWYVTDLNIGLLHDNSLTCSENPEFRPQLFEFKHLKSLSFYNCFSSQKLITLPTDKWANLGSTLESLEFRSNPSLIGELPSTFGDLKMLQSLVIIENGFSGNLPSNIGNLRQLKRLVLSENKFTGRIIDNLGSLTELLILDLSRNYLSGYIPFSIGYLKSLLKLDLSNNLLMGNIPDQIGNLKNLTLLDLRNNNLSGGLTQSIEEMSSIQEIMLSSNQIGGEITKINWEKMQNLMILDLSNLGLSGEVPNSLSTLMNLRYLGLSNNVLTGNVPVDLANMPSVTSIYVDGNNLTGVLSFGLGFYRRLGRRFKAWNNPNLCYIGELMSSGYSPLGVDPCKSDEVSGLRNGSGKVQEQLVWIPALVKSKEINPDNNSSFGLVKHGINGFGLVFMFEFFMMILLWNFIR; encoded by the exons ATGAAGAACACATTGAGAAACACAAATTGTTTAGGAATTTTTATAATATTATTGTTACAAGGGTTATGGTGCAATGGAGAAATAGATAATGTAGCAGCAATGGAGAAAACAGAAAAAGAAGCTTTGTATAATGCAATTCAAGGTTTTGTGGGTAATTGGTGGAATGGTTCATATCTTTATCCTGACCCTTGTGGTTGGACTCCTATTCAG GGTGTTTCATGTGATTTTCTGAATGACTTTTGGTATGTCACAGATCTTAACATTGGACTTCTTCATGACAATTCCCTCACATGTTCCGAAAATCCAGAATTTAGGCCACAATTATTTGAGTTTAAACACCTCAAATCTCTATCTTTCTACAATTGTTTTTCCTCACAGAAGTTAATTACATTGCCTACTGATAAATGGGCAAATTTGGGTTCAACCTTAGAGTCACTAGAATTCCGGTCGAACCCGAGTCTCATTGGTGAACTACCTTCCACATTTGGTGATCTCAAAATGCTTCAATCTTTAGTGATCATTGAGAATGGATTTTCAGGGAATTTGCCGTCGAATATTGGGAATTTAAGACAGTTGAAGAGATTAGTCCTTTCTGAGAATAAATTTACGGGTCGAATTATCGACAACCTTGGCAGTCTTACTGAGCTTTTAATCCTAGATTTAAGCAGAAATTATTTATCTGGGTACATTCCATTTTCAATTGGGTACCTAAAATCACTCCTGAAACTTGATTTAAGCAACAATTTGTTGATGGGTAATATTCCTGATCAAATTGGGAATTTAAAGAACCTAACTTTATTGGATCTTCGGAACAACAATTTATCGGGTGGATTGACGCAATCAATTGAAGAAATGAGCTCAATTCAAGAGATAATGTTATCTAGCAATCAAATTGGGGGTGAAATTACAAAAATCAATTGGGAAAAGATGCAAAATTTGATGATTTTGGATCTTTCTAATTTAGGTTTGTCAGGTGAAGTACCAAATTCTCTGTCGACATTGATGAATTTACGGTATTTAGGCCTTAGTAACAATGTTCTAACAGGGAATGTTCCGGTTGATCTCGCAAATATGCCGTCTGTTACTTCTATTTACGTCGATGGGAACAATTTGACCGGTGTTTTAAGTTTTGGCCTTGGTTTTTATCGGAGATTAGGGAGGCGGTTTAAGGCGTGGAATAACCCGAATCTGTGTTACATTGGGGAGTTAATGTCAAGTGGATATTCCCCACTTGGGGTAGACCCGTGTAAGTCCGACGAGGTCTCGGGATTGCGTAACGGGTCCGGGAAAGTACAAGAGCAATTGGTGTGGATTCCGGCATTGGTGAAGTCTAAGGAGATTAATCCTGATAATAACTCATCATTTGGATTGGTAAAACATGGAATTAATGGGTTCGGGTTGGTTTTTATGTTCGAGTTTTTTATGAtgattttattatggaattttatTAGATAG
- the LOC141641837 gene encoding uncharacterized protein LOC141641837, protein MSQAKLISETFVRPEIEVDEFKRVHHLNPIDVSRLLMDNSQPGYLYAKPPSNFTPSSYLELLRSSLSQTLVHFYPLAGRLKIKAIANSDVQTGSKPILTFQSLIAFVWKCITRARNLNPGDLTTCGLPLNLRPRFNPPLTNEYFGNYAIKAKTTVKVGDLLVNSIGWAATLLNKAVEAQDDKSARDIIKRAMEIGPVLVPPTRTCRSNDVIVASSPRFDVEASKFGLDRLVGYRGGYTNKGEGKVYAYSGSLGNGSMDLEIRLVPQTMAALLLDREFMSFVSPNNAYYDLVSKI, encoded by the exons ATGTCTCAGGCAAAGTTAATATCAGAAACCTTTGTGAGACCAGAAATTGAAGTAGACGAATTCAAAAGAGTTCATCACTTGAATCCTATCGACGTGAGTCGGTTATTAATGGACAACTCGCAACCTGGCTACCTTTACGCCAAGCCGCCCTCAAATTTTACACCCTCGTCTTATTTGGAACTCCTTAGGTCCTCTCTTTCTCAAACTCTAGTCCACTTTTATCCTCTAGCTGGCCGTCTC AAGATAAAAGCGATAGCTAATTCAGATGTTCAGACCGGTAGTAAGCCAATTTTGACATTTCAGTCGTTGATAGCATTTGTATGGAAATGCATCACACGAGCCAGGAACCTTAACCCAGGTGACCTGACAACATGTGGTTTACCCCTTAACCTTAGACCGAGGTTCAACCCGCCTTTGACAAATGAATACTTTGGGAATTACGCGATCAAAGCCAAGACAACCGTCAAGGTGGGTGACCTGCTAGTAAACAGCATCGGCTGGGCCGCTACATTGCTTAATAAGGCCGTAGAGGCCCAAGATGACAAGTCAGCACGGGATATAATAAAACGGGCCATGGAAATTGGACCCGTACTAGTACCTCCAACTCGAACATGTCGTTCCAATGACGTGATTGTGGCGAGTTCACCTAGGTTCGACGTTGAAGCGAGTAAATTCGGGCTGGATCGATTAGTGGGTTATCGGGGCGGGTACACAAATAAAGGGGAAGGAAAGGTGTATGCTTATTCGGGGTCACTAGGTAATGGGAGTATGGACTTGGAAATCCGTCTTGTGCCTCAAACAATGGCTGCTCTTTTATTGGATCGTGAATTCATGTCTTTTGTGTCACCAAATAATGCTTACTACGATTTGGTTTCCAAAATTTAG